A DNA window from Takifugu flavidus isolate HTHZ2018 chromosome 15, ASM371156v2, whole genome shotgun sequence contains the following coding sequences:
- the LOC130538299 gene encoding tripartite motif-containing protein 16-like: MAGKGAQLDWDIASCSICLDALKNPVTVPCGHNYCMDCINTYWKAAERGQQSYVCPQCRKSFTPRPVLTKNTMLAAIVEELKKTGLHEAPADRGHAGSGDVACDVCTTVKAVKSCLVCLVSFCENHLQPHHRMPPLMTHKLVEPCQNLQEKACGSHAEVKTMFCRTDQQCICRLCLAESHKGHDTVSAAAERREKQRNLAVRQLKIQQMIRERKEDVTVLQQRVEVINHSANKAVKDSHQIITQLIDFLVNQRCEVEKRVRSHQEAEVSQVKEAEKKLERDIVELRSREDELRRILHIEDDNQFLQRSALLLPLSPAGDPPRFSESSTGYFEDVTAALSKITKTSQKNFRKNTAKISQRRAEKNSLQSKPQSEPQSKPQSEPQSRRDFLEYLCELTLDADTAHTQLHLSAGNKTATVTNQNLNYPSHPGRFTQCCQVLSKESMTGRCYWEVKWDGPAVYIAVAYADVKRDGQWTQSGFGSTDKSWALYCDNAKYTFCHNSCTTPVSGPPSSTLGVYLDHSTGLLTFYSVTSEAMTLLHKVHTTFTQPLHAGFSFYNYPGTKVEILKKRMRRERRRI; this comes from the coding sequence ATGGCTGGTAAAGGAGCTCAGCTGGACTGGGACATCGCCTCCTGTTCCATCTGTTTGGACGCGCTGAAGAATCCAGTGACTGTCCCCTGTGGACACAACTACTGTATGGACTGTATCAACACCTACTGGAAGGCTGCAGAGAGGGGGCAACAATCCTACGTCTGCCCTCAGTGTAGGAAGTCCTTCACTCCGAGGCCTGTCTTGACTAAAAACACGATGCTGGCAGCCattgtggaggagctgaagaagaccgGGCTGCACGAGGCTCCTGCGGATCGCGGCCATGCTGGATCTGGGGACGTGGCCTGTGACGTCTGCACGACCGTGAAGGCCGTCAAGTCCTGTCTGGTCTGCCTGGTTTCCTTCTGTGAgaaccacctccagcctcatcaCCGGATGCCACCTTTAATGACGCACAAGCTGGTGGAGCCCTGTCAGAACCTCCAGGAGAAGGCCTGCGGAAGTCATGCTGAGGTGAAGACGATGTTCTGCCGCACCGATCAGCAGTGCATCTGTCGTCTCTGCTTAGCGGAGAGCCATAAAGGCCATGACACggtgtcagcagcagcagagaggagagagaagcagagaaatcTTGCGGTAAGACAACTGAAGATCCAGCAAATGATccgggagagaaaagaggatgtGACGGTTCTCCAGCAGCGGGTGGAAGTCATCAACCATTCTGCTAATAAAGCAGTAAAAGACAGTCACCAGATCATCACCCAATTGATCGATTTCCTAGTAAATCAGCGCTGTGAGGTGGAAAAACGGGTCAGGTCGCATCAGGAAGCCGAGGTGAGTCAGGTTAAAGAGGCCGAGAAGAAGCTGGAGCGTGATATCgtggagctgaggagcagagaagatGAGCTGAGGAGGATCTTACACATAGAGGATGACAACCAGTTTCTACAAAGGTCAGCCTTGCTGTTGCCCCTCAGTCCGGCAGGAGATCCACCCCGATTCAGCGAGAGTTCTACCGGCTACTTTGAGGATGTGACAGCAGCTTTATCAAAGATCACAAAGACCTCCCAGAAAAACTTCAGAAAAAATACGGCAAAGATCTCTCAGAGGAGGGCAGAAAAAAACTCCTTGCAGAGCAAGCCCCAGAGCGAGCCCCAGAGCAAGCCCCAGAGCGAGCCCCAGAGCAGACGTGACTTCCTAGAATATTTATGTGAACTCACCCTGGATGCAGACACGGCTCACACACAGCTGCATCTCTCTGCAGGAAACAAAACAGCGACGGTAACGAACCAAAACCTCAATTATCCCAGTCACCCTGGCAGATTCACCCAGTGCTGCCAGGTGCTGAGCAAGGAGAGCATGACTGGacgctgttactgggaggtgaAGTGGGACGGGCCAGCCGTCTACATTGCAGTAGCCTATGCAGATGTCAAAAGAGACGGGCAATGGACTCAGAGTGGGTTTGGATCCACCGACAAATCTTGGGCCTTATACTGCGACAATGCAAAGTATACCTTCTGTCACAACAGCTGCACAACTCCAGTGTCcggtcctccatcctccacgcTGGGAGTGTACCTGGACCACAGCACAGGCCTCCTGACCTTCTACAGCGTCACCAGTGAAGCCATGACTCTCCTCCACAAAGTCCACACCACATTCACTCAGCCTCTCCATGCTGGATTTAGCTTTTATAACTACCCAGGGACCAAAGTTGagattctaaaaaaaagaatgagaagagaaagaagaagaatttaa